Below is a window of Deltaproteobacteria bacterium HGW-Deltaproteobacteria-6 DNA.
AGCCGATGAATATTGCTTTTCTGGGGCCTACGGCTTCTTTCAGCCATCTGGCGGCGCGTCTGCATTTTGGCATGTCCAGCCGTTTTTGGCCGCAGCCGGGTATTTCCCGCGTGTTTGACGAAGTGGAAAAAGGCGCTGTGGAATGGGGGGTCGTTCCGGTGGAAAATTCGCTGGAAGGGTCGGTCAATGTGACGCTGGACCGGTTGATTCTGACGCCCCTGAAAATTCAGGCCGAGATGTATCTGCGCATCAGCCAGTGCCTGATTTCTTCCGCTAAAAGTCTGAAAGGCATCAAAAATGTCTACTCGCATCCGCAGGGGCTGGCGCAATGCCAGGCGTGGCTTCGCGCCAACCTGCCCAACGCCGTGTCAGGCGAGATGGAAAGCACGGCGGCGGCCGCGCAGATGGTGCGCGGAAAAAAGACGGCCGCGGCGATCGGGAGCGCGCTTGCGGCGTCAACCTACGGGCTGAACATGCTGGCGGAAGGCATTGAAGACAATCCCTCCAATACCACAAGGTTTCTGGTGATCGGCCATGGGGAAGGGACGCCCACGGGAGATGATAAGACATCGATTATTTTTGCCACACCGGATTTTCCGGGATCGCTGCACAGCGCGCTGGCTTCTTTTGCCAAACGAAAAATCAATCTGGCCAAGATTGAATCGCATCCCGTGAAAGAAAGGTTGTGGGAGTATCTTTTCTTTGTGGATATGATCGGACACATACGGGACAAAGAGGTTAAAGCCTGTCTGAAAGAACTGAAAGATAAAACGATATATTTGAAAATACTGGGATCGTATCCCCGGGCAAAGGACGGCTTATGATTTGCATACCCATCACGGATGCGACGGGTCGGGAAGCGCTTCGAACCGTTGAAAGATGCGCACTGGCTGCCGACGCCATCGAACTGCGCATGGATTTGATTGCTGACGGCGATCTGGCGCAATTGATGGCCGTCGCCCGCGGCCTGTCCGCCCGCATCAAAATCATTGTCACCTGCCGCAGGAAGGAAGAATCCCTCCTGCCGCCGTCGACGGATCAAGCCGTTCACAAAGAGCTGACCAAAACGGCCAAAATGCAACTGCTCAAGCAGGCCATCTTGCTTGGTGCGGATTTTATTGATATTGAACTGGCCTCCGGGGAAAAGGCGATCAAACAACTGCAAGCTATTTGCCGCAGACAAAAAAGCCTGACAAGGGTGATTGTTTCCTGGCATGATATTTCCAAAACCCCGCCGCTTAAAAAATTAAAGGAAATATTTCAGGCGTGCGCCGGAACCGGCGCCGACATTGTGAAGATCGTTCCTTACGCCCGGAAGATGTCGGACAACCTGAAAGTGCTGAGCCTGATTGCTCATGCCAAGGCACAGCATCGCAATATCATTGCCATGTGCATGGGCGATGAGGGAAAAATCAGCCGCGTCATGGCGCCGCTCTGGGGAAGTTATCTGGGTTTTGCCGTTTTGCCGGGCAGCAAAAAATCGGCGCCCGGCCAGTTGACGCTGAGCGTGATGAGGGAATTCCAGAGTTTGCAGAAACAAAATAAACACCTGGCCCAGCCGTGGTTTTTACCGCCCGGCGCGCCAAACTTTGTTCTTCTGGGCAATCCCGTCGGGCACAGCCTGTCGCCGCTCATGCATAACAAGGCTTTGGAGGCGATGCAGATCGACGGGCATTACAGCGCGTTTTGCGTGAGTGATCTGGCTGCGGCGATGGCCGGAATCCGGGGGATGAATATTCGCGGCGCGTCCGTCACGATTCCGTTTAAGACGGCGGTGATGGAATATCTCGACGAGATCGATCCGGATGCCGTGGCTCTGGGCGCCGTCAATACAATTGTGAATGAACGGGGGCGGCTTGCCGGTTACAACACGGATTGGCTGGGGTTGATGCAGGCGCTGAAAAACAAAATCAGCATAGCGGGGAAAACCTTTGTGATCATCGGCGCGGGCGGCACGGCGCGGGCGGCGGTTTATGGCGTGATTAAAGAAGGCGGTCGGCCGGTTATTGTTAATCGCAGCCTGGACAAAGGGAAGGCCCTTGCCGGCCGGTTTGATTGTCCGTTTTATCCGCTTTCAGATATTGGCCGGATCAAAGCCTCCGTGCTGATCAATACCACCTCCGTGGGGATGTATCCGCAGATCCACCAGTCACCGGTCGCTGCGGCGATCCTGGCCAATTACCGGGTTGTGGCCGATGTGATCTACAATCCCCTGAAAACAAAATTGCTTCGCGATGCCGAGGCGCAGGGTTGCAGGATTATTCCCGGCCTGGAGATGTTTATCAATCAGGGCGCGGAACAATTAAAATTATGGACGCGAAGAGAAGCCCCTCTGGCTCTGATGAAAAAACTCGTCCGGGAAAGGTTGGAGAAGCTTGAAGTCTGAGATAGTCATCAAGGAGCCGGCGGGGACGGTTGAAGTGCCCGGTTCCAAAAGTTTAACGCAAAGAGCCTTGATTGTGGCCGCGCTGGCCGAAGGAGAATCCCTGCTTTGCCGTCCGCTGATTGCGGAAGATACCCGGCATTTGATGGCGGGTTTAACGCAGTTAGGCGCGCAAATTGAACCCGTTGCCTATGGCCTCAAGGTTATCGGCACGGGCGGAGCGATCTCCAATCCATGCCGTGAAATATTTCTGGGATATAACGGTACGGCGCTGCGCTTTCTGACCGCGCTGGTCTGTCTGGGACGGGGGTCTTATGTGCTGACCGGCGAAGAGCGGTTGCGCCAGCGGCCGGTCGGACCCCTGGTGTCGGCGCTGCAAAGCATGGGGGTTGCGATTTCCTGTCAGGATAATTGTCCGCCGGTGAAGGTGGCGGCCAACGGCCTCAAAGGCGGAAGGATTACGCTTGCCGATATTGAAAGCTCCCAATATGTTTCCGCGCTGCTTTTGTGCGGACCCTATACCGCCAAGGGGATTGAACTTTCGCTTACGGGGAACGTCGTTTCCGCTCCATACATTGATTTGACAATCGCTGTGATGAATGATTTTGGCGCAAAAATTATCCGGACGGATAATCGCCACTACATGGTCGGCACACAACACATTTATACGGGTCGATCCTATGATGTGGAAGGGGATGCCTCCAGCGCCTCTTATTTTTTCCTGGCTGCCGCGCTTTTGAAGAAGACCATTCGCGTTTCCGGCGTTAAAAGGAAAAGCGCCCAGGGGGATATCCGGCTGCTCGATATTCTGGAAAAACTCGGCTGCCGGATTGGAAGCGGCGAAACCTGGGTCGAAGTGTCCGCGCCAGATGAACTGGCCGCGGGCGATATGACTTTTGATATGGGCGACATGCCGGATATGGTGCCGACCTTAGGCATTCTTGCGGCTTTCCGCAAGGGCCGGACAATGATTGTGAACGTTGCGCATTTAAGAATCAAGGAAAGCAATCGTCTGGCGGCGATGGCGGCCGAACTGAATCGGATCGGCATTGTCGCTTCAGAACTGCCGGATGGTTTGATGATTGAGGGCGGAAAGGCTCGGCCTGCCGCGATCGAAACCTATAATGACCACCGGATTGCCATGAGTTTTGCCGTGGCCGGACTGTGCACCCCGGGCATTGAAATTACCGATAAGAAGTGCGTGGATAAATCCTTCCCCGGTTTCTGGAAGGAGCTTGCAAAGATATGAAGGTCATCCTCATCGGATATCGGGCAACCGGCAAGTCAACCGCAGGGGCGCTTTTGTCCAAAAAACTCAGAATTCCGTTTGTGGACACCGACCGGTTGATTGAAGATGCGGCGGGCATGCCGATCAAAGACATCGTTGCGCAGGAAGGCTGGGAAAAATTCCGCGAAAGAGAAACAGCAGCCGTGGCGTCTCTCGGCGCGCAGAAGGTTTGTGTTGTAGCCACAGGCGGCGGTGTTGTTACGGCCTCGCAGAACAGGGACTTATTAAAAAAAATGGGAGTTCTGGTGTGGTTGAAAGCGCCCCTTGCCGACATTGTTGAACGCCTGGAACGCGATGCGGGAAATGAACAGCTGCGGCCACAGCTTACCTCCGAAAACCTTGTTGCGGAGACGCTCGCCGTGCTGAAAGAACGCCTGCCCGTCTATGAATCGATTGCCGATATTACGGTGGACACGCAAGGGCAAAGTGTTGTACGGGTGGCGGACAGCATTTATCAGCACCTGCTGGAAGCAGGTCATGTATTCGAAATCAACAAATTAAAAAATAAACAGAAGAAGAAATCTTAACAGGAGAGCATATGGCGGGAAATACTTCAGGCTGCGTGTTTCGCGTGACGACATGGGGAGAGTCGCACGGTGCGGCGCTTGGCGCGGTGATCGATGGATGTCCGGCCGGAATGGACCTGGCTGAGGACGATATTCAACAGGCGCTGGATCGGCGCAGACCTTCATCCGGTGCGGCTTCAACATCGCGCAGCGAACAAGACAAGGTGGAAATCCTGTCCGGCGTCTTTGAAGGAAAAACAACCGGCACGCCGATTGCGCTTCTGATCCGCAATACCGATGCCCGCTCATCGAATTACCATGACCTGAAAGATGTTTTCCGCCCGGGACACGGCGATTTTACCTACTTTAAAAAATACGGCATCCGCGACTGGCGTGGAGGGGGCCGCGCATCGGGCCGGGAAACCGCCGCCCGCGTTGCTGCGGGAGCCGTCGCCCGAAAATTGATTGCCGCCGCCGGTATGGAAGTGATCGCGTTCACCAGAAGCATCGGCGGGATTGAGATTGATCCCGCGGCCGTTGCGCAGAACCGGGATTTAAAGGCAAAAGTACTGCAAAGCGCCCTGTATTGTCCTGATCCTCTGGCGGCAGCGTCTATGGAAGAGAAACTGGCAGCCGTCCGCAAGGAAGGCGACACGCTGGGCGGTGTGGTGGAGATTATTGTCCGGGGGTGTCCCGCGGGGCTGGGTGAACCGGTGTTCGATAAGATGGATGCGGATCTGGCGGCAGCCCTGATGAGCATTGGGACGGTGAAGGCCGTGGAAATAGGCGAGGGTTGCGCGGCGGCTTTCAAAAAAGGCTCCGAAATCAACGATCCGATGGATGCCGAAGGTTTTGCCAAAAATTCCGCCGGCGGCATCCTGGCCGGCATTACAACCGGTCAGGACATTGTTGTCCGGGTTTACTGCAAGCCGATTCCGTCAATTGCCCTGCCGCAGCAGACACGCGACATGGAAGGCCGGGAGCGGTCCATTGAAATACAGGGGCGTCACGATATCTGCGTCGTTCCGCGGATTGTGCCGGTGTGCGAAGCCATGGTCAGCCTTGTGCTTGCCGACCACTGGCTGCGGCAGAAAGCGCAAACCCGATGAAAAAAATTACCGTAGGCATTATCGGCGGAACAAACGGCATGGGGCGCTGGCTTGCCGATCTGCTGGCCGGGGAAGGCTGCACTGTTCACGTAACCGGAAGAAAAACGGTCATGACGGCCAAGGATGCGGCAAACGTTTGCGATGTCGTGGTGGTATCCGTGCCGATCGCGGCGACGGCCGGCGTGATTGCGGAGGTCGGTCCGCTGTTGAAAAAGAGCCAGTTATTGATGGATTTAACGTCGCTGAAAAAAGAGCCGGTGGCGTTGATGCTCGCGCATTCCGACGCCTGCGTGGTCGGCTGCCACCCGCTGTTCGGTCCGTCCATTTCGTCGGCTGCGGGGCATAACATTGTTTTGTCCCGGGGGCGGGGTGATGCCTGGTACGACTGGATTAAAAATATCTTTACAAAAACCGGCTATACGATTCTGGAAAGAACGCCTGCCGAGCATGACCGGATGATGTCTGTTGTACAGGCGCTCAATCATCTCAATACCATTGCCCTGGGGCTGGCGATCGCCGAAACAGGAATTCCAATGGCCGAGATCAGTCAATTTGCAACGCCCGTTTTTAAGGCCAAAATGGATATTGTCAAAAAAGTATTCACGGAAAGCCCTGAACTTTACGCCGATATTATTGCCCGGAATCCTGACCGGGATAACGTGCTGAAAACCTGCGAACAGGTTGTTCGGGATATCCGCTCAACGCTTAAGGCGGGGGACGGCGCGGAATTGAAGATCGCCATGGAAGCCGCCGCGAAAAAATTGTTCTGATCCTGTCTTCAAATTCTCTCGCTGACATCCGGCATGACCATGTCGAGGATAACCGGATCGATTGAGGTTTTGAGGTTCCTCCAGTTGATGTGATTATCTCTTGTTACACCTACAACTGTTTCCTGGAATCCAGTTTTCGGAATTGATGATTACCATTTGAAATGATGTCGTTTAAAGGGAATTTCTAAACAACATAATGAAGAACCTATCGGTCTCCCTTGGATTTCATGCTCATCCACGTCGTGGCAACTATTGTTACCAAATTGGAGATGGTTTCCAAAAGGCGTTGCTGTTCAGGGAAAAGATCTTTAGAATTATATAAGATTCCGATAACTCCAACAGTCCCCTCAAGATATTTCATGGGGATAAAATAGAATTTATTATCTGAGTAGGTATGTGTTCCTGCACCGGAAACCTCCCCATTGGCGAATGTCCAGTTCGCAGCAGCATTATCTTGTTCGGTAAGTTCGAGATCTACACTGCTTTTGGCACAAACCTTCAGAGTGCCGTCATCTTCCCGAAAAAAAACAAGAGACGGGACATCCAAAATCATTTTTGCGTATCTTAAAGTAAGCTGTCCCAATTGGTTGAATACAGCTGTTCGCAGAGAAAACGTGATGTTTTGGACTGTATACGTTTGTTCGATAGGGATAAGTGCCAGTAAATCTCTGCTCATGTCTTCGATCAGGTATACGCGATTCAGTCTGTCTTTCAGGAATATATTCTGACGGGTAACAATATTTATGAGATATGAAATAAGAATAGCGCAGGTGAAATAGACGATGACATTATAGACATCCTGTGGATTTGAAATATGAAGAGTATAGTATGGTTTGACAAAAACAAAGTCGAATATAAGGAAACCGGCAGTAAAAGATAATACCGAGGCCCAGGTTCCAAAATAAATTGCTCCTGCAATCGCGGGGACAAGATAAACAAAAATCAGAGAAGACGGCTGAATGAATTGTTCCAGGAATATATTCAGAATGGTAGTGAGAGTCAACATTACCAGAACGACTAGAAATCGCCTTGTTTTTTTAATTGTTTCTTTGTTAAAGCCTTTACCTCTGCTGAAAAAAGGCTCTAAATTAAAACCTTCATCTATTTTGTTCATGAGCATTTACCTCCTTTCAATCAACTGTCTTATTTATTTTATAAAGATTAAACCCTGATCGGCATAATGACCGATTCAATTCCATCCCATTGTAAGCGTCTTTGAATAGCGTAAGCTGTCTCATTATGCAGTGCCCTTTGATAAAAATGTTCCTGATGGAAAATTAATTTTCCTGTGAAAACCATGGATTTTGGAAATTCTTTCGCTAACGACTGGCACACCTGAGTGGCTGTTTCGACCACATCCGTTCCGGCATCCATCCTGTATTCTGCCGGCATGCCGAAGGAGCGGACAAGTTCTACATATTTTTTTAAGCCGTTTTCAACCGCAATTCTGAGTTGTTCCATTTCTGCAGATCCTTTGAATGCGGCCTGATCTACTTCTGCGATCGAAACAAAAATAAAGTTTTTATAGAAATGCGGAAATTTACGGTTAATTGAAAAAAATGTATGCAGGCCGAATCCGTTGAACCCGCTCACAAGAATGATTGCCGTGGGTTCTTTTGGATTCAGTGGTTCGTTGTTGTATTTTTTGCCGGGATGGATTTTCTGCAAAATATTTTCCAGCTTTCGCGCTTCGCCACGAACGTTAAGATAATGCTTATTAATCAAATAGCATGAAGTGATTAAAATAGATGTTATAACTAATGTTATCCAACCGCCTTCACCAAATTTCTCGTAGAGAATGACACAGAGTATTATCATACAAAGAATAAACCCGATTACATGAATAATTATGTGTCTCTTCCAATTTCTATCTTTTTCTCTGTCGCGAAGGAAAAAACGTATCATCCCAAACTCGGATAAGGAAAATGTCAAGAACACGTTAATGGAATACATGACTATAAGAGCAGATATAGAACCGTTTGTATAGAAGAGCAGAATGACGGATGCGATGCCCATTAATACAATGCCGTTTTGCATGGTGAGCCGTTCGGAAAGCATGGCGAAGCGATGAGGAAGCCAGAAATCGGTCGCCATGTTGGCCATAACTCTCGGCCCGTCAACAAATCCGGCTTGGGCGGCAACCAGGAGCAAGGCGCCTTCGGAGAAAATTGTTACAAGAACTATCCATGATGATAAAGGCCAGTTGCGGAATACTTCGTCCGCCAGAATTGCATTTAAAGTTCTACCTTCAACTGGTTTTACTTGAAGAAGAGCATAACAAATCAGCAAGCCGGTTGCGGTAAAAGCAAGCGATACCGCCATGTAAAGCATAGTTCGCCTGCCCGTTTGCACACGCGGTTCCCTCATGATCTGTATGCCATTGGAGACGGCTTCTATTCCGGTATACGTTCCGCCACCCAATGAGAAAGCCCGCAAAAAAATAGCCAGTATGCCGATAAAACCGATTGTTCCGATGTCCTGTTTGAAACTGCTGTTAAATTGACTCAATACCAACCCAAATTGATCAGCGTGATGTGCTATGCCAAAGACAATGAGAAGAATATGAGTTAAGATAAAAACAATAAAAATAGGAGCGAGGGCTATAACGGACTCCTTCACACCCCGCAGATTCATAATGACAAGCATCAGAATGAGAAATACAACAAAGATGAGTTTGTATTTTTGATAAGCTATCGGCAAAAAACTGAAGATGGCATCGCCGCAGGCAACTAGAGAAACGGTAATTGTCAGCATGTAGTCTATGATCAAAGCACTGCCTGATACTACGCCGGCGCTTTTGCTGATAGTTTTTGTGGATACTATGTATCCTCCTCCACCTTGTGGGAAATGTTCGATGATGCGCGAATACGCATAAGCAATGATAAAAACAGTAAATGCCATGGCTATACCAAGGAGAAGCGCTATGTAAGTATGACTACCCAGCGTCCTAAATGCTTCTTCCGGTCCGTATGCTGAAGATGATAAACCATCGGCGCCTAAGCCAATCCACGCAAGTATGGGAATGAGGGATAATTTGTGAAAAAGAGATGGTTCATTTACATTACGCGGTTCTCCAACAAGTTTATGCCACAACCTGTGCTTCAAGCTTTTTTCATGCACTGAATCGAATGTATCCACGATTAATGGACCTCCTCGATTATATAAATAAAGGATATAGGTCGGTATTCGTAGTCGGTTTTTTTGTGAGAATTATAGGGCTTGATAAATGTAAATTGGGAGCGGGCAATGGGTGAATTGAATTCTTCACCAGTTGCAAACGCAGAGAATCGTCGCAATAGCAATACATCCGTTGAAAGAAGAATAAACATCTTCTTTGTCCCTTCCATATGCCGACGAGGTTAGCTGACGGGCTCGGACTTGGAAGTATCCTATTCCTTGGAAATTCGCCCCAAAATTCTGGTTCCCCCGTATCTATCCTACTGGTAGATTTAGGCATCAATACATGTGTTTAAGCTTAGTCTCTTTATAATAACTGTCAAGGGGAATTTATGATACATTTTTGTCCGTTTTTACGATAATATCTTTGTCAAGCTAAATGTCGATGTTTGTTCTTATATTGAATTGTGTTTATGCAAATTGAAATTTTAGCATTTAAGCCGAGGAAAAAAAATAAGGGCTTCAGGAGCGACATCAACCGGATGAATGGCTATTAAAGAATAGGAGGCGGCTGTACAGTAGAAAATTTCCTTTTTGATTTTTGAAGGAGTTGGTGTATTTAAATTAACCAGCAGGGCGACAGCCAAAAAGGAGAACATGGACCTGATGGAGAAAAAAATAATTCAAGTTGCCGATATGATCGCGAAGGCAAAGCGTGTCGTTGTTTTTACCGGCGCGGGCATCAGTACGGAATCCGGCATTCCGGATTTCCGCGGTCCCGGCGGACTCTGGACAAAATATGATCCCGATGACTTCACGATTGATAAATTTCTGGGGTCCCACGCGACGCGAAAAAAAATGTGGCAGCGTCTGCGTGAAGGCGGCTTGATGGAAGACGCCAATCCCAATGCGGCGCATTACGCCATTGTTGAACTGGAAAAGACGGGCAAGCTGAGCGCGCTGGTTACGCAGAATGTCGACAATCTGCATCAAAAGGCGGGAAGCTCCCCCGCGCTCATCCGCGAACTTCACGGCAACATGCAGAGGCTGGTTTGCCTGAACTGCGGTGAGCTTTATCCCATCACCCTTGTCAAGGAGCGGTATGCCGATTCCGATAATGTTCCGACCTGCGAATACTGCCGGGGTATTCTCAAACCCGACGTTATTTTCTTTGGAGAGGCTCTGCCGCAGCGGACGCTGGCGCAGGCCATGCAGGAAGCCTCGGAATGCGATGTGATGCTGGTGATCGGTTCCTCGCTGGTTGTTTATCCGGCGGCTTACATTCCGGTTCAGGCCAAACAGGCGGGCGCAAAACTGGTGATCATCAACAAAGGCCCGACTGAACAGGATCATCATGCCGATGTGCGCATCGACGCGGCAGCCGGTGCGACGATGACGAAGATATTAAATAGGCTGAAGACCGAAGGCTGAAGGCTGGAGGTCAATTTGAAAGGTGCGAAACGCACCATCATGCCTTAGAAGGGCGGCATCCAGAAAAGAATAAAAAGGCCGAAGGCTCACAAAATGGATCTTCAGCCTTCAGTCTTCAGCCTGTATCCTAGAGGTTTTTTATGTGCCTGATCCTTTTTGCCTATAATGTTCATCCCTCATACCGCTTGATTCTGGCGGCCAACCGTGACGAATTTTATGATCGGCCGTCAACCCCCGCTGATTTCTGGACGAAAAATCCTCAGGTGCTGGCGGGAATTGATCTGAAAGAAAAAGGCACGTGGCTGGGCGTCACCCGTGAGGGGAAATTTGCGGCCATTACCAATTACCGCGATCCGGCCTCTTGGAAAGATCAGGCGCCTTCCCGCGGCAAACTGGTCAGCCGCTACCTGACAGGATCATCCGCTGCGGACAAGTATTTACAGAAAATAGCCCCGCAGGCGCAGAACTATAACGGCTTTAATATGCTGCTGGGAGATGCAAACGAACTGTTTGTCTATTCCAACCGGGGAGAGCTCCAAAAACTTTCCGCCGGCATCTACGGGTTGAGCAACCGCCTGCTCGATACACCCTGGCCGAAAGTAAGGCGGGGCACAAAACTGCTGAAAGCGGCGCTTCCGCAAAAAGGAGCAAGGCTGGAAGAAGCGTTATTCGCCGTGCTTACGGATTGTCATGTTCCGCAGGACGCTCACCTGCCGGACACGGGTGTGGATCTGGAATGGGAAAGGATATTGTCTCCGATCTTCATCGCCAGCCCCGTTTACGGTACGCGCTCTTCGACCATTCTGCTGATCGGGAAAAACAGAAGGATAAAGTTTGTGGAAAAAGTATATAACGGCAAACCGGAGCCCTGGGTGACCAGCCGGTTTACATTTTTGCAGGAGCAGCAAAAGAAATGACTTTGGAGAGCGCCAGAATTTATCCTGATGTGCCGCGCACCGGCGTCGGGGCGATGGTCTTCAAGGATAATAAAATCCTTCTGGTGAAGCGGGGCGTTGAGCCTAACAGAGGCCGGTGGGCTATTCCCGGAGGAATGTTAAAACTTGGGGAGACCATGCGCGAATGCGCGGCCCGGGAAATTCTGGAAGAGACGGGCGTAACGGTGGCAGTAGGCGATTGTATTTATGTGACGGATCTGATCGAGCGCGATGAAGCTGGAAAAATCAAGTTTCATTTTGTCGTGGTGGATTTTACCGCGCTGTATGTGGCAGGCGAGCCGAAAGGCGCGGACGATGCCCAGGAGGCAGGCTGGTTCGCGCCCGTTGACCTCGACGGTCTTCAGGTTTCGCCGATTACCCTGAAGGCCCTGCATTCGATTGGATTTCTGATATAATCCCGCTGTTGCGGGACGAGCGTTAATTCGCCGCAGCTTGCTGCGATATAAACACGTTCATTTCACACTTCGACAGCTTGCTGCGAGGTGGTTAATAGAATTCATCAGGAGGATGATATGAAGGTTGTTTATTCCGAGGAGTATAAGCAGGTTTATTCGTATGATCCCGCCTCCAATCCCGGGAGAATTGAATCCATAGAATTCGCACTGGCGGGACGCGTGGATTATATTGAACCGCAGCCGGCAACGGAAGAGGATATCGCGGCGGTGCATACCCCGAGGCATATTGCGGAAATCCGGCATGAAGGCGTTTATGAGATTGCCGCGCTGGCCGCGGGCGGTGCCATTAAAGCCGCCGAGATCGGCCTTTCCGAGCCCTGCTTCGCCGTGATCCGGCCGCCCGGCCATCATGCCTCCGCCGATACCGCCTGGGGTTTTTGTTACTTCAACAATATGGCCATTGCTTTGACCAGACTTAAAAAGCGGGATAAAATCAAAAAAGCGTTTATCCTGGATTTTGATCTGCACGTGGGTGACGGCAATATCAACATCCTGGGCACGACGGGGTTTGTAACGATTCTGAATCCCGGAAGCTCCGACCGCAATGAATATTTGAAAACCGTGACCAATGCTCTTGCCAAAACGGACGCGGATATGATTGCCGTTTCGGCAGGTTTTGACAATCATGAGGCGGACTGGGGGGGGCTGCTCCTGACGGAGGATTACACCTATATGGGAAAGCTTGTCCGGGACACCGCCCTCGCCAACAAAGGCGGCTGTTTCGGCATCCTGGAGGGCGGCTACAATCACGCCGTTCTGGGCAAAAACGTCCTGGCGTTTATTGAAGGATTGAGCGGCTGACATCACCGGGTAAATGATGATATCCGTGCATGCTGTTTGTCACGTCGACCCCCGCATGAGCAGGGTGATGCTCCGGGAGACCTTACAGCGGCGTTTTTTTTGTTTTCAGCCTGGCGATTTCCGAAAGCAGCCCGGAGCGGTCAAAATAGACTTCATTGCGGCGAATCTTGCCTTCACCGTTTAATTGGACGAAGCAAACCCCGACCACATCCAGTGTTAAAGGTCCCACCGGAATTTTTGCCAGCCATTTGTTTAAAAAACCGTCTTCCATCGGAATGCCTTCAATCTGTGTCCAGATCCAATTGGGATTTACGGCCAGCAGTTTGCGAAAGTATGCCAGCAATTCCGCTTTTCCTTTTACCCCTCCGGGAATGCCCGGATCAAGGTAAATGGCATCATCGGAATAAAAACTTGCCAGCAGTTCGGGATTATTGCCCGACCAGGCCGGCAGCCATTTTTCGGCAAACTGTCCGGCTTCCAGAGCAGTGAGGTATTTCATAAAGCACACGCCACCTTTCTTTAAACTTTAAATTTTAAACTTTGCACCTTGCCCATGTGTTTTCGTTTATTGTCAGTCAATCCTCAGGCTTCATGACGCGATTGACGGTTTTTCGTCTTTACCGTT
It encodes the following:
- a CDS encoding sigma factor regulator FecR → MEKKIIQVADMIAKAKRVVVFTGAGISTESGIPDFRGPGGLWTKYDPDDFTIDKFLGSHATRKKMWQRLREGGLMEDANPNAAHYAIVELEKTGKLSALVTQNVDNLHQKAGSSPALIRELHGNMQRLVCLNCGELYPITLVKERYADSDNVPTCEYCRGILKPDVIFFGEALPQRTLAQAMQEASECDVMLVIGSSLVVYPAAYIPVQAKQAGAKLVIINKGPTEQDHHADVRIDAAAGATMTKILNRLKTEG
- a CDS encoding NUDIX hydrolase, with the protein product MTLESARIYPDVPRTGVGAMVFKDNKILLVKRGVEPNRGRWAIPGGMLKLGETMRECAAREILEETGVTVAVGDCIYVTDLIERDEAGKIKFHFVVVDFTALYVAGEPKGADDAQEAGWFAPVDLDGLQVSPITLKALHSIGFLI
- a CDS encoding acetylpolyamine aminohydrolase, coding for MKVVYSEEYKQVYSYDPASNPGRIESIEFALAGRVDYIEPQPATEEDIAAVHTPRHIAEIRHEGVYEIAALAAGGAIKAAEIGLSEPCFAVIRPPGHHASADTAWGFCYFNNMAIALTRLKKRDKIKKAFILDFDLHVGDGNINILGTTGFVTILNPGSSDRNEYLKTVTNALAKTDADMIAVSAGFDNHEADWGGLLLTEDYTYMGKLVRDTALANKGGCFGILEGGYNHAVLGKNVLAFIEGLSG